From the genome of Candidatus Nitrosocosmicus oleophilus, one region includes:
- a CDS encoding PIG-L deacetylase family protein, with amino-acid sequence MSNAVKSENILVFGAHPDDLEIGMGGTISKLSRLGYNVKLVIATLPNFTQSDKKDERRMEAVRSSKVMGCPEPDFLDLPPEEMTHSRKLIGLMDKYMVDYKPVAVFTQWIGDSHQDHQALTKSVISGSRDTTDLYMYETTIPGGITEQAFRPQLFIDISDYMEPKKSALECFESQQLRCGPIWIGAIEGRAAFRGYQLNCKYAEAFEVIRISKW; translated from the coding sequence ATGTCTAATGCTGTCAAAAGTGAAAATATTCTAGTTTTCGGTGCTCATCCTGATGATTTGGAAATAGGTATGGGAGGAACCATATCAAAGCTATCTAGACTTGGTTATAATGTGAAATTAGTAATCGCCACTTTACCTAATTTTACCCAGAGTGATAAAAAGGATGAGAGGAGAATGGAGGCAGTTAGATCATCAAAGGTTATGGGATGTCCAGAACCAGACTTTCTAGACCTTCCTCCTGAAGAGATGACACATAGCAGAAAACTAATTGGATTGATGGACAAATACATGGTTGATTATAAACCGGTAGCAGTCTTTACTCAATGGATAGGAGATTCACATCAAGACCACCAAGCACTTACCAAATCTGTCATTTCAGGGAGCAGAGATACTACCGACTTGTATATGTATGAAACAACCATTCCAGGGGGCATAACAGAACAAGCGTTTAGACCACAGCTATTCATAGATATATCTGACTATATGGAGCCAAAAAAATCAGCTCTAGAGTGTTTTGAATCTCAACAACTAAGATGTGGGCCGATTTGGATTGGCGCAATAGAAGGTCGAGCTGCCTTTAGGGGATACCAATTGAATTGCAAATACGCTGAGGCATTTGAGGTAATCCGAATTTCAAAGTGGTAA